The proteins below are encoded in one region of Hordeum vulgare subsp. vulgare chromosome 3H, MorexV3_pseudomolecules_assembly, whole genome shotgun sequence:
- the LOC123440824 gene encoding proteoglycan 4-like isoform X3, producing MGCGTSKEAVLSSDGSGRCSRRFRRKSSVVATAAHQPVAAKENGDDVKDHKPASAKEKASKARGGKPGLASLVVKDGEEVASTVIAAKVVGEKKEEESKKDGKKGAVAVPDAKGKGTAGEEAAGPKQDEGVRDKEVVADRDDGGASTSESVIVVEEMRNGQPVEVSITPTVEAGRDRRRGEDEEGWSAEAIEDEAASSNEKDIEEINVEDDGSVAFADIHTPVGVATMGDDDGIISADESDTFMSAPVANEDAGATFLADPPVAGDDATAALVAAPAAKEDELVSFASAPLPEEVDVITMPAAPVAEEVQVAALPAAPVAKEQESETAALVDVLVAEEVDVASFPAAPVTKEEESETAVLVDGPVPEEVGIASFAAAPVTKEQGSETAALVDAPVAKDKQSATAALMDPPVAKADGSAATIEAAPVVTREQEDDAVTVDAPPPMTANEDETATRAAAPATNVEESAAFPTTPVPEVEVAEAAEQQPTASGNDDDLRNEPELPEPTVVKEAAAVEANDETEQTKEATATEEEVVTVEEVDVVPEQAESVSREPEQEEKQETSAATLRDDDGESDGKQATDVEEAAISTEEKGGEDRLTVQEEKKDGEEQEPAVAPVESSSS from the exons ATGGGTTGCGGCACCTCCAAGGAAGCCGTGCTCAGCAGCGACGGCAGCGGCAGGTGCAGCCGCAGGTTCCGCCGCAAGTCCAGCGTCGTCGCCACCGCCGCCCACCAGCCGGTCGCCGCCAAGGAAAATGGCGACGACGTCAAGGACCACAAGCCGGCCTCGGCGAAGGAGAAGGCCTCCAAGGCGCGGGGCGGCAAGCCCGGTTTGGCATCGCTCGTCGTCAAGGACGGCGAAGAGGTTGCCTCCACCGTGATCGCCGCCAAGGTCGtcggggagaagaaagaggaggagagcaAGAAGGACGGTAAGAAGGGAGCAGTCGCCGTCCCTGACGCCAAGGGGAAGGGGACGGCGGGCGAGGAGGCTGCCGGGCCGAAGCAAGACGAGGGCGTCAGGGACAAGGAGGTTGTTGCCGATCGGGACGACGGTGGGGCATCCACGAGCGAGAGCGTCATCGTCGTCGAGGAGATGAGGAATGGCCAGCCTGTCGAGGTCTCGATCACGCCTACCGTCGAGGCGGGAAGAGACCGTCGGCGGGGCGAGGACGAGGAAGGGTGGTCGGCCGAGGCGATTGAAGACGAGGCGGCGTCGTCCAACGAGAAGGACATCGAGGAGATCAACGTCGAGGATGACGGTAGTGTCGCCTTCGCGGATATCCATACCCCCGTGGGCGTAGCCACCATGGGGGATGATGACGGTATCATCTCGGCCGACGAGAGTGACACGTTCATGTCTGCTCCGGTGGCCAACGAGGATGCCGGTGCCACCTTCCTGGCTGACCCGCCGGTGGCCGGTGATGATGCCACTGCCGCCTTGGTTGCCGCGCCGGCTGCCAAGGAGGACGAACTTGTATCCTTCGCGTCTGCTCCGTTGCCGGAGGAGGTTGATGTTATCACCATGCCGGCTGCTCCGGTCGCGGAGGAG GTTCAAGTTGCCGCCTTGCCGGCCGCTCCGGTGGCCAAGGAGCAGGAAAGTGAAACTGCTGCCTTGGTGGATGTTCTGGTCGCCGAGGAGGTTGACGTTGCCTCCTTCCCGGCCGCTCCGGTGACCAAGGAGGAGGAAAGTGAAACCGCCGTCTTGGTGGATGGTCCGGTCCCCGAGGAGGTTGGCATTGCCTCCTTCGCGGCGGCTCCGGTGACCAAGGAGCAGGGAAGTGAAACTGCCGCCTTGGTGGATGCTCCGGTCGCCAAGGATAAACAAAGTGCAACTGCCGCCTTGATGGATCCCCCGGTGGCCAAGGCAGATGGAAGTGCAGCCACCATCGAGGCTGCGCCGGTTGTCACGCGGGAGCAGGAAGATGATGCCGTCACCGTGGACGCCCCTCCCCCGATGACGGCCAACGAGGACGAAACTGCCACCAGGGCGGCTGCTCCGGCAACCAACGTGGAGGAAAGCGCCGCCTTCCCGACCACGCCGGTGCCGGAGGTGGAGGTAGCAGAGGCGGCAGAGCAGCAACCCACGGCTTCGGGGAACGACGACGATCTGAGAAACGAGCCAGAGCTGCCGGAGCCTACCGTCGTCAAAGAGGCCGCCGCAGTAGAAGCCAATGATGAGACCGAGCAAACAAAGGAGGCAacggcgacggaggaggaggtggtcacCGTCGAGGAGGTCGATGTCGTGCCGGAACAGGCCGAGAGCGTGTCCCGGGAGCCagagcaggaggagaagcaggagacaTCCGCGGCAACTTTGAGAGACGATGATG GGGAATCGGACGGAAAACAAGCCACTGACGTGGAGGAGGCCGCAATTAGCACAGAGGAAAAAGGTGGTGAGGATCGGCTGACCGTCCAGGAGGAGAAAAAGGACGGCGAAGAACAAGAACCAGCCGTCGCTCCGGTCGAGTCGTCGTCTAGCTGA
- the LOC123440824 gene encoding proteoglycan 4-like isoform X2: MGCGTSKEAVLSSDGSGRCSRRFRRKSSVVATAAHQPVAAKENGDDVKDHKPASAKEKASKARGGKPGLASLVVKDGEEVASTVIAAKVVGEKKEEESKKDGKKGAVAVPDAKGKGTAGEEAAGPKQDEGVRDKEVVADRDDGGASTSESVIVVEEMRNGQPVEVSITPTVEAGRDRRRGEDEEGWSAEAIEDEAASSNEKDIEEINVEDDGSVAFADIHTPVGVATMGDDDGIISADESDTFMSAPVANEDAGATFLADPPVAGDDATAALVAAPAAKEDELVSFASAPLPEEVDVITMPAAPVAEEVDVATFSAAPLAQEQENETAALVPAPVAEEVQVAALPAAPVAKEQESETAALVDVLVAEEVDVASFPAAPVTKEEESETAVLVDGPVPEEVGIASFAAAPVTKEQGSETAALVDAPVAKDKQSATAALMDPPVAKADGSAATIEAAPVVTREQEDDAVTVDAPPPMTANEDETATRAAAPATNVEESAAFPTTPVPEVEVAEAAEQQPTASGNDDDLRNEPELPEPTVVKEAAAVEANDETEQTKEATATEEEVVTVEEVDVVPEQAESVSREPEQEEKQETSAATLRDDDGESDGKQATDVEEAAISTEEKGGEDRLTVQEEKKDGEEQEPAVAPVESSSS; this comes from the exons ATGGGTTGCGGCACCTCCAAGGAAGCCGTGCTCAGCAGCGACGGCAGCGGCAGGTGCAGCCGCAGGTTCCGCCGCAAGTCCAGCGTCGTCGCCACCGCCGCCCACCAGCCGGTCGCCGCCAAGGAAAATGGCGACGACGTCAAGGACCACAAGCCGGCCTCGGCGAAGGAGAAGGCCTCCAAGGCGCGGGGCGGCAAGCCCGGTTTGGCATCGCTCGTCGTCAAGGACGGCGAAGAGGTTGCCTCCACCGTGATCGCCGCCAAGGTCGtcggggagaagaaagaggaggagagcaAGAAGGACGGTAAGAAGGGAGCAGTCGCCGTCCCTGACGCCAAGGGGAAGGGGACGGCGGGCGAGGAGGCTGCCGGGCCGAAGCAAGACGAGGGCGTCAGGGACAAGGAGGTTGTTGCCGATCGGGACGACGGTGGGGCATCCACGAGCGAGAGCGTCATCGTCGTCGAGGAGATGAGGAATGGCCAGCCTGTCGAGGTCTCGATCACGCCTACCGTCGAGGCGGGAAGAGACCGTCGGCGGGGCGAGGACGAGGAAGGGTGGTCGGCCGAGGCGATTGAAGACGAGGCGGCGTCGTCCAACGAGAAGGACATCGAGGAGATCAACGTCGAGGATGACGGTAGTGTCGCCTTCGCGGATATCCATACCCCCGTGGGCGTAGCCACCATGGGGGATGATGACGGTATCATCTCGGCCGACGAGAGTGACACGTTCATGTCTGCTCCGGTGGCCAACGAGGATGCCGGTGCCACCTTCCTGGCTGACCCGCCGGTGGCCGGTGATGATGCCACTGCCGCCTTGGTTGCCGCGCCGGCTGCCAAGGAGGACGAACTTGTATCCTTCGCGTCTGCTCCGTTGCCGGAGGAGGTTGATGTTATCACCATGCCGGCTGCTCCGGTCGCGGAGGAGGTTGACGTTGCCACCTTCTCGGCCGCTCCGCTGGCCCAGGAGCAGGAAAATGAAACTGCCGCCTTGGTGCCTGCTCCGGTCGCCGAGGAGGTTCAAGTTGCCGCCTTGCCGGCCGCTCCGGTGGCCAAGGAGCAGGAAAGTGAAACTGCTGCCTTGGTGGATGTTCTGGTCGCCGAGGAGGTTGACGTTGCCTCCTTCCCGGCCGCTCCGGTGACCAAGGAGGAGGAAAGTGAAACCGCCGTCTTGGTGGATGGTCCGGTCCCCGAGGAGGTTGGCATTGCCTCCTTCGCGGCGGCTCCGGTGACCAAGGAGCAGGGAAGTGAAACTGCCGCCTTGGTGGATGCTCCGGTCGCCAAGGATAAACAAAGTGCAACTGCCGCCTTGATGGATCCCCCGGTGGCCAAGGCAGATGGAAGTGCAGCCACCATCGAGGCTGCGCCGGTTGTCACGCGGGAGCAGGAAGATGATGCCGTCACCGTGGACGCCCCTCCCCCGATGACGGCCAACGAGGACGAAACTGCCACCAGGGCGGCTGCTCCGGCAACCAACGTGGAGGAAAGCGCCGCCTTCCCGACCACGCCGGTGCCGGAGGTGGAGGTAGCAGAGGCGGCAGAGCAGCAACCCACGGCTTCGGGGAACGACGACGATCTGAGAAACGAGCCAGAGCTGCCGGAGCCTACCGTCGTCAAAGAGGCCGCCGCAGTAGAAGCCAATGATGAGACCGAGCAAACAAAGGAGGCAacggcgacggaggaggaggtggtcacCGTCGAGGAGGTCGATGTCGTGCCGGAACAGGCCGAGAGCGTGTCCCGGGAGCCagagcaggaggagaagcaggagacaTCCGCGGCAACTTTGAGAGACGATGATG GGGAATCGGACGGAAAACAAGCCACTGACGTGGAGGAGGCCGCAATTAGCACAGAGGAAAAAGGTGGTGAGGATCGGCTGACCGTCCAGGAGGAGAAAAAGGACGGCGAAGAACAAGAACCAGCCGTCGCTCCGGTCGAGTCGTCGTCTAGCTGA
- the LOC123440824 gene encoding proteoglycan 4-like isoform X1 has product MGCGTSKEAVLSSDGSGRCSRRFRRKSSVVATAAHQPVAAKENGDDVKDHKPASAKEKASKARGGKPGLASLVVKDGEEVASTVIAAKVVGEKKEEESKKDGKKGAVAVPDAKGKGTAGEEAAGPKQDEGVRDKEVVADRDDGGASTSESVIVVEEMRNGQPVEVSITPTVEAGRDRRRGEDEEGWSAEAIEDEAASSNEKDIEEINVEDDGSVAFADIHTPVGVATMGDDDGIISADESDTFMSAPVANEDAGATFLADPPVAGDDATAALVAAPAAKEDELVSFASAPLPEEVDVITMPAAPVAEEVDVATFSAAPLAQEQENETAALVPAPVAEEVQVAALPAAPVAKEQESETAALVDVLVAEEVDVASFPAAPVTKEEESETAVLVDGPVPEEVGIASFAAAPVTKEQGSETAALVDAPVAKDKQSATAALMDPPVAKADGSAATIEAAPVVTREQEDDAVTVDAPPPMTANEDETATRAAAPATNVEESAAFPTTPVPEVEVAEAAEQQPTASGNDDDLRNEPELPEPTVVKEAAAVEANDETEQTKEATATEEEVVTVEEVDVVPEQAESVSREPEQEEKQETSAATLRDDDAFAGESDGKQATDVEEAAISTEEKGGEDRLTVQEEKKDGEEQEPAVAPVESSSS; this is encoded by the exons ATGGGTTGCGGCACCTCCAAGGAAGCCGTGCTCAGCAGCGACGGCAGCGGCAGGTGCAGCCGCAGGTTCCGCCGCAAGTCCAGCGTCGTCGCCACCGCCGCCCACCAGCCGGTCGCCGCCAAGGAAAATGGCGACGACGTCAAGGACCACAAGCCGGCCTCGGCGAAGGAGAAGGCCTCCAAGGCGCGGGGCGGCAAGCCCGGTTTGGCATCGCTCGTCGTCAAGGACGGCGAAGAGGTTGCCTCCACCGTGATCGCCGCCAAGGTCGtcggggagaagaaagaggaggagagcaAGAAGGACGGTAAGAAGGGAGCAGTCGCCGTCCCTGACGCCAAGGGGAAGGGGACGGCGGGCGAGGAGGCTGCCGGGCCGAAGCAAGACGAGGGCGTCAGGGACAAGGAGGTTGTTGCCGATCGGGACGACGGTGGGGCATCCACGAGCGAGAGCGTCATCGTCGTCGAGGAGATGAGGAATGGCCAGCCTGTCGAGGTCTCGATCACGCCTACCGTCGAGGCGGGAAGAGACCGTCGGCGGGGCGAGGACGAGGAAGGGTGGTCGGCCGAGGCGATTGAAGACGAGGCGGCGTCGTCCAACGAGAAGGACATCGAGGAGATCAACGTCGAGGATGACGGTAGTGTCGCCTTCGCGGATATCCATACCCCCGTGGGCGTAGCCACCATGGGGGATGATGACGGTATCATCTCGGCCGACGAGAGTGACACGTTCATGTCTGCTCCGGTGGCCAACGAGGATGCCGGTGCCACCTTCCTGGCTGACCCGCCGGTGGCCGGTGATGATGCCACTGCCGCCTTGGTTGCCGCGCCGGCTGCCAAGGAGGACGAACTTGTATCCTTCGCGTCTGCTCCGTTGCCGGAGGAGGTTGATGTTATCACCATGCCGGCTGCTCCGGTCGCGGAGGAGGTTGACGTTGCCACCTTCTCGGCCGCTCCGCTGGCCCAGGAGCAGGAAAATGAAACTGCCGCCTTGGTGCCTGCTCCGGTCGCCGAGGAGGTTCAAGTTGCCGCCTTGCCGGCCGCTCCGGTGGCCAAGGAGCAGGAAAGTGAAACTGCTGCCTTGGTGGATGTTCTGGTCGCCGAGGAGGTTGACGTTGCCTCCTTCCCGGCCGCTCCGGTGACCAAGGAGGAGGAAAGTGAAACCGCCGTCTTGGTGGATGGTCCGGTCCCCGAGGAGGTTGGCATTGCCTCCTTCGCGGCGGCTCCGGTGACCAAGGAGCAGGGAAGTGAAACTGCCGCCTTGGTGGATGCTCCGGTCGCCAAGGATAAACAAAGTGCAACTGCCGCCTTGATGGATCCCCCGGTGGCCAAGGCAGATGGAAGTGCAGCCACCATCGAGGCTGCGCCGGTTGTCACGCGGGAGCAGGAAGATGATGCCGTCACCGTGGACGCCCCTCCCCCGATGACGGCCAACGAGGACGAAACTGCCACCAGGGCGGCTGCTCCGGCAACCAACGTGGAGGAAAGCGCCGCCTTCCCGACCACGCCGGTGCCGGAGGTGGAGGTAGCAGAGGCGGCAGAGCAGCAACCCACGGCTTCGGGGAACGACGACGATCTGAGAAACGAGCCAGAGCTGCCGGAGCCTACCGTCGTCAAAGAGGCCGCCGCAGTAGAAGCCAATGATGAGACCGAGCAAACAAAGGAGGCAacggcgacggaggaggaggtggtcacCGTCGAGGAGGTCGATGTCGTGCCGGAACAGGCCGAGAGCGTGTCCCGGGAGCCagagcaggaggagaagcaggagacaTCCGCGGCAACTTTGAGAGACGATGATG CATTTGCAGGGGAATCGGACGGAAAACAAGCCACTGACGTGGAGGAGGCCGCAATTAGCACAGAGGAAAAAGGTGGTGAGGATCGGCTGACCGTCCAGGAGGAGAAAAAGGACGGCGAAGAACAAGAACCAGCCGTCGCTCCGGTCGAGTCGTCGTCTAGCTGA